From one Dermacentor variabilis isolate Ectoservices chromosome 3, ASM5094787v1, whole genome shotgun sequence genomic stretch:
- the LOC142575644 gene encoding uncharacterized protein LOC142575644 isoform X3 — MFNILSAEIQRWNIICACLLCAVYLVGFLTVFSATAFVILWSGVNYYLHKREENLRHRLSILGLIKHDKREQRRRSGRNSSQRAVYANSATPTSATPSRFGSVSFDYLRVTPGNKFDTPSRVHRSGEVDGGAYGLASPVLMSKTTILNRSCQSTSTPGHGRKFHLDWLPVTARRHPIQQEKYSVGSYPVVCLNKSPLPLAKPFSSPELIPPVKVKILPLTTSHIQNQTFGHPAATAETDKQDPCSTESVIQALKERRKRAAAAAYQDGLDSAGSSPTQAQSSKRPRRENLCLPQLPPFTPVVTSVGGFGPPFLGSPSKNAVVRGPVPSALVSTPEVTFKRGRLCSTSSPPGSAKRHRNNAIAISYCSSKSILQQVRNSQSQKRKAVPPDSSPLSKQTRKEDRRLQSDDEDSMEKVVDSSKENDVPSEAEVSKESSESENIDASKLRSRVKPLDWGTIEKKKLVYPEHIATLKEHENDQARDKQRLNRLLGGLQDVGEQTNEKTPVTTQAETATPSTLAKTAGLPTFGIPLAATSSATSVQGLTTNTVSVISSPVMSASSAMASPPKSAENPTAVLSAPVTTADTAVASAASAASTATAAPKPQFGAGFFSSSTTGTASTTAPEAVAQSAPVSLPAAAASTAANPLLAALAKFTSPKATEATTAASPAVSQASATSTSLVAPSLSLLQTSALSVPTTTASSAVAAPAPNAAKPAGGFVFSGPSLGGNKPISTTSSVAPASCFGTAAATTAVSPALPMFKANDSNAIVASATSPTPAPFQFGSNTQAAKPTVSQGFLVTAASSAQPFKFGSSGGPAASVPAANTTQTTTGPSLGVFKFGTATPMGPQVSTSLQSPTSSLSGSGTSIFSFGAGAVPKPAATPSVPALGPASVQSPATASAGIGTQPASGGFTFGGSAASSHSTTATTQGGFSFGATSATAASSGSGPVFKFGAQGQQQQQATASAPLSTATTAASLFSGTPFTFGTPVPKQDIAPTVPQSFTFGAATTTPAAANSTPFAFGASGSGTAAASPFAFGAAATTTAPSAAPFSFGAGTTSTPAFPQSSTTSPLFPSATPIGQPSSVAQPGGFQFGAPQVQSAFGTATNGLTNGISSSAAGAAAQPSAASSGLFKFGAANNSSVPAFNFAASQCGTNATPKPAFNFGAPAATSNLFSIGTASSHSERPLSRPRSKRITKK; from the exons ATGTTTAATATACTCAGTGCCGAAATTCAACGTTGGAATATTATTTGTGCGTGCTTACTGTGTGCAGTGTACCTCGTGGGTTTCCTGACAGTCTTCTCTGCGACGGCGTTCGTCATTCTGTGGAGTGGAGTGAATTATTACCTGCACAAGCGGGAGGAAAACTTGCGCCACCGTCTCTCGATACTAGGCTTAATAAAGCATGACAAACGTGAGCAGAGAAGACGAAGCGGGCGCAACTCTTCGCAGCGCGCGGTTTACGCGAACAGTGCGACACCGACGTCGGCCACACCGTCGAGGTTCGGCAGTGTTTCGTTTGATTATCTGCGCGTGACACCCGGGAATAAATTTGACACTCCTTCGCGGGTACACCGGAGCGGCGAGGTCGACGGCGGTGCATACGGCCTCGCTAGTCCCGTGTTGATGAGTAAAACCACTATTCTCAACCGATCGTGCCAAAGTACTTCCACGCCGGGGCATGGGAG GAAGTTCCATCTTGACTGGCTCCCAGTCACCGCTCGGAGGCACCCGATCCAGCAGGAGAAATACTCCGTGGGGAGTTATCCAGTGGTGTGTCTCAACAAGTCACCACTGCCACTGGCCAAACCATTTTCGTCGCCAGAACTGATACCGCCAGTGAAGGTCAAGATCCTGCCGCTGACAACATCCCACATACAGAACCAGACGTTCGG CCACCCAGCAGCCACTGCCGAAACTGATAAGCAGGATCCATGCTCTACAGAGAGTGTCATCCAAGCCCTCAAGGAGAGGAG GAAGCGGGCTGCTGCCGCAGCATATCAAGATGGCCTGGACTCTGCGGGCAGTAGCCCCACCCAGGCACAGAGCAGCAAGCGACCGCGACGTGAAAACCTCTGCCTGCCGCAGCTGCCGCCCTTCACACCAGTTGTTACGTCGGTGGGTGGGTTCGGGCCTCCCTTTCTGGGTTCGCCGAGCAAGAATGCAGTGGTGCGGGGCCCTGTGCCTTCTGCCCTGGTGTCGACGCCCGAAGTGACCTTCAAGCGAGGCCGCCTGTGCTCTACGTCGAGTCCCCCTGGCTCGGCCAAGCGGCATCGCAACAATGCCATTGCCATCTCCTACTGCTCTAGCAAGAGCATCCTACAGCAGGTG AGGAACAGCCAGTCCCAGAAGCGGAAAGCTGTACCACCCGACTCTTCTCCATTGTCAAAGCAAACAAGAAAGGAAGACAG gAGACTTCAGTCGGATGATGAAGACTCCATGGAGAAGGTCGTGGACAGCAGTAAAGAA AATGATGTCCCCTCAGAAGCAGAAGTGTCGAAAGAGTCGTCGGAAAGCGAGAACATTGATGCGTCAAAGCTGAGGAGCCGGGTCAAGCCCCTCGACTGGGGCACCATTGAAAAGAAG AAGTTGGTGTACCCGGAACACATCGCAACCCTGAAGGAGCACGAGAATGACCAGGCCCGAGATAAGCAACGGCTCAACAGACTGCTGGGTGGGCTTCAGGACGTTGGAGAACAAACAAATG AGAAAACACCAGTGACTACTCAGGCCGAGACGGCAACACCCTCCACCTTGGCGAAGACAGCTGGCCTCCCCACTTTTGGCATTCCACTTGCAGCCACGTCTAGTGCAACTTCGGTGCAAGGGTTGACGACCAACACGGTGTCGGTGATCAGCAGCCCCGTCATGAGTGCATCATCCGCCATGGCCTCGCCACCCAAGTCAGCCGAGAATCCAACTGCTGTCCTTTCTGCACCAGTCACCACTGCAGACACAGCCGTTGCATCTGCTGCCTCGGCGGCAAGCACTGCCACAGCGGCGCCGAAACCTCAGTTTGGCGCTGGCTTTTTCAGCTCAAGCACCACTGGTACTGCTAGCACAACTGCGCCGGAAGCGGTTGCACAAAGTGCGCCAGTGTCACTGCCCGCAGCTGCAGCTTCCACTGCGGCAAACCCATTATTAGCTGCCTTGGCAAAATTCACCTCTCCAAAAGCCACAGAAGCCACCACAGCTGCCTCACCTGCTGTGTCTCAGGCATCGGCAACCTCAACCAGTTTGGTGGCTCCGTCACTTTCGTTGCTGCAGACATCTGCGCTGTCTGTGCCAACTACCACGGCATCTTCCGCTGTCGCTGCACCTGCTCCCAATGCAGCAAAACCAGCTGGCGGCTTTGTCTTCTCGGGGCCATCACTCGGAGGCAACAAGCCAATTTCAACTACATCTTCAGTCGCTCCAGCATCATGTTTTGGAACGGCAGCAGCCACGACTGCTGTGTCGCCAGCATTGCCCATGTTTAAAGCGAACGACTCGAATGCTATTGTTGCAAGTGCCACATCACCAACTCCGGCGCCTTTCCAGTTTGGCTCCAACACACAGGCGGCAAAACCAACCGTGTCACAGGGTTTCTTGGTCACTGCAGCGTCGTCAGCACAGCCATTCAAATTCGGCTCGAGCGGAGGACCTGCCGCATCCGTTCCTGCGGCAAACACCACGCAGACGACCACCGGCCCATCGTTGGGGGTGTTCAAGTTTGGCACTGCGACACCTATGGGCCCTCAAGTTTCGACGTCACTGCAGTCGCCCACTTCATCATTGAGCGGATCAGGCACAAGCATATTCTCCTTTGGGGCTGGTGCTGTGCCAAAACCAGCAGCCACCCCATCAGTGCCAGCCCTCGGTCCGGCGAGTGTACAGTCCCCGGCCACAGCATCGGCAGGCATCGGCACTCAGCCTGCCAGTGGTGGCTTCACCTTTGGAGGTAGTGCAGCTTCATCCCATAGCACCACCGCGACCACTCAAGGTGGATTTTCTTTCGGTGCCACTAGTGCCACTGCTGCCTCCTCTGGAAGTGGCCCAGTCTTCAAGTTTGGCGCgcaggggcagcagcagcagcaggcgactGCTTCAGCTCCCCTTTCAACTGCGACGACAGCTGCCTCGTTGTTTTCGGGAACGCCGTTTACGTTTGGAACGCCCGTCCCGAAGCAGGACATCGCTCCCACAGTACCACAGTCGTTTACCTTTGGtgcggcaaccactacaccagcagcagcaaacagcacACCTTTTGCATTTGGAGCGAGCGGTTCTGGCACAGCGGCTGCCAGTCCCTTTGCATTTGGCGCAGCTGCCACTACAACTGCTCCGAGTGCGGCACCGTTCTCCTTTGGGGCTGGCACGACCAGCACGCCCGCTTTTCCACAGTCGAGCACTACTTCACCGCTCTTCCCCAGCGCCACGCCCATAGGCCAGCCTTCTTCGGTGGCTCAGCCTGGTGGATTCCAGTTCGGTGCACCACAGGTTCAGAGTGCGTTTGGCACAGCCACCAACGGCTTGACCAACGGCATCTCAAGCAGTGCCGCTGGTGCTGCGGCCCAGCCCAGTGCTGCGTCGTCAGGACTGTTCAAATTTGGTGCGGCCAACAACTCATCGGTGCCAGCATTCAACTTTGCTGCTTCGCAGTGTGGAACCAACGCCACTCCAAAGCCAGCTTTCAATTTTG GTGCTCCTGCAGCTACGAGCAACCTGTTTTCTATAGGAACGGCTTCGTCACACAGCGAGCGACCGCTATCAAGGCCACGAAGCAAGCGCATTACGAAGAAGTGA
- the LOC142575644 gene encoding uncharacterized protein LOC142575644 isoform X1, whose translation MFNILSAEIQRWNIICACLLCAVYLVGFLTVFSATAFVILWSGVNYYLHKREENLRHRLSILGLIKHDKREQRRRSGRNSSQRAVYANSATPTSATPSRFGSVSFDYLRVTPGNKFDTPSRVHRSGEVDGGAYGLASPVLMSKTTILNRSCQSTSTPGHGRKFHLDWLPVTARRHPIQQEKYSVGSYPVVCLNKSPLPLAKPFSSPELIPPVKVKILPLTTSHIQNQTFGHPAATAETDKQDPCSTESVIQALKERRKRAAAAAYQDGLDSAGSSPTQAQSSKRPRRENLCLPQLPPFTPVVTSVGGFGPPFLGSPSKNAVVRGPVPSALVSTPEVTFKRGRLCSTSSPPGSAKRHRNNAIAISYCSSKSILQQVRNSQSQKRKAVPPDSSPLSKQTRKEDRRLQSDDEDSMEKVVDSSKENDVPSEAEVSKESSESENIDASKLRSRVKPLDWGTIEKKKLVYPEHIATLKEHENDQARDKQRLNRLLGGLQDVGEQTNAEKTPVTTQAETATPSTLAKTAGLPTFGIPLAATSSATSVQGLTTNTVSVISSPVMSASSAMASPPKSAENPTAVLSAPVTTADTAVASAASAASTATAAPKPQFGAGFFSSSTTGTASTTAPEAVAQSAPVSLPAAAASTAANPLLAALAKFTSPKATEATTAASPAVSQASATSTSLVAPSLSLLQTSALSVPTTTASSAVAAPAPNAAKPAGGFVFSGPSLGGNKPISTTSSVAPASCFGTAAATTAVSPALPMFKANDSNAIVASATSPTPAPFQFGSNTQAAKPTVSQGFLVTAASSAQPFKFGSSGGPAASVPAANTTQTTTGPSLGVFKFGTATPMGPQVSTSLQSPTSSLSGSGTSIFSFGAGAVPKPAATPSVPALGPASVQSPATASAGIGTQPASGGFTFGGSAASSHSTTATTQGGFSFGATSATAASSGSGPVFKFGAQGQQQQQATASAPLSTATTAASLFSGTPFTFGTPVPKQDIAPTVPQSFTFGAATTTPAAANSTPFAFGASGSGTAAASPFAFGAAATTTAPSAAPFSFGAGTTSTPAFPQSSTTSPLFPSATPIGQPSSVAQPGGFQFGAPQVQSAFGTATNGLTNGISSSAAGAAAQPSAASSGLFKFGAANNSSVPAFNFAASQCGTNATPKPAFNFGAPAATSNLFSIGTASSHSERPLSRPRSKRITKK comes from the exons ATGTTTAATATACTCAGTGCCGAAATTCAACGTTGGAATATTATTTGTGCGTGCTTACTGTGTGCAGTGTACCTCGTGGGTTTCCTGACAGTCTTCTCTGCGACGGCGTTCGTCATTCTGTGGAGTGGAGTGAATTATTACCTGCACAAGCGGGAGGAAAACTTGCGCCACCGTCTCTCGATACTAGGCTTAATAAAGCATGACAAACGTGAGCAGAGAAGACGAAGCGGGCGCAACTCTTCGCAGCGCGCGGTTTACGCGAACAGTGCGACACCGACGTCGGCCACACCGTCGAGGTTCGGCAGTGTTTCGTTTGATTATCTGCGCGTGACACCCGGGAATAAATTTGACACTCCTTCGCGGGTACACCGGAGCGGCGAGGTCGACGGCGGTGCATACGGCCTCGCTAGTCCCGTGTTGATGAGTAAAACCACTATTCTCAACCGATCGTGCCAAAGTACTTCCACGCCGGGGCATGGGAG GAAGTTCCATCTTGACTGGCTCCCAGTCACCGCTCGGAGGCACCCGATCCAGCAGGAGAAATACTCCGTGGGGAGTTATCCAGTGGTGTGTCTCAACAAGTCACCACTGCCACTGGCCAAACCATTTTCGTCGCCAGAACTGATACCGCCAGTGAAGGTCAAGATCCTGCCGCTGACAACATCCCACATACAGAACCAGACGTTCGG CCACCCAGCAGCCACTGCCGAAACTGATAAGCAGGATCCATGCTCTACAGAGAGTGTCATCCAAGCCCTCAAGGAGAGGAG GAAGCGGGCTGCTGCCGCAGCATATCAAGATGGCCTGGACTCTGCGGGCAGTAGCCCCACCCAGGCACAGAGCAGCAAGCGACCGCGACGTGAAAACCTCTGCCTGCCGCAGCTGCCGCCCTTCACACCAGTTGTTACGTCGGTGGGTGGGTTCGGGCCTCCCTTTCTGGGTTCGCCGAGCAAGAATGCAGTGGTGCGGGGCCCTGTGCCTTCTGCCCTGGTGTCGACGCCCGAAGTGACCTTCAAGCGAGGCCGCCTGTGCTCTACGTCGAGTCCCCCTGGCTCGGCCAAGCGGCATCGCAACAATGCCATTGCCATCTCCTACTGCTCTAGCAAGAGCATCCTACAGCAGGTG AGGAACAGCCAGTCCCAGAAGCGGAAAGCTGTACCACCCGACTCTTCTCCATTGTCAAAGCAAACAAGAAAGGAAGACAG gAGACTTCAGTCGGATGATGAAGACTCCATGGAGAAGGTCGTGGACAGCAGTAAAGAA AATGATGTCCCCTCAGAAGCAGAAGTGTCGAAAGAGTCGTCGGAAAGCGAGAACATTGATGCGTCAAAGCTGAGGAGCCGGGTCAAGCCCCTCGACTGGGGCACCATTGAAAAGAAG AAGTTGGTGTACCCGGAACACATCGCAACCCTGAAGGAGCACGAGAATGACCAGGCCCGAGATAAGCAACGGCTCAACAGACTGCTGGGTGGGCTTCAGGACGTTGGAGAACAAACAAATG CAGAGAAAACACCAGTGACTACTCAGGCCGAGACGGCAACACCCTCCACCTTGGCGAAGACAGCTGGCCTCCCCACTTTTGGCATTCCACTTGCAGCCACGTCTAGTGCAACTTCGGTGCAAGGGTTGACGACCAACACGGTGTCGGTGATCAGCAGCCCCGTCATGAGTGCATCATCCGCCATGGCCTCGCCACCCAAGTCAGCCGAGAATCCAACTGCTGTCCTTTCTGCACCAGTCACCACTGCAGACACAGCCGTTGCATCTGCTGCCTCGGCGGCAAGCACTGCCACAGCGGCGCCGAAACCTCAGTTTGGCGCTGGCTTTTTCAGCTCAAGCACCACTGGTACTGCTAGCACAACTGCGCCGGAAGCGGTTGCACAAAGTGCGCCAGTGTCACTGCCCGCAGCTGCAGCTTCCACTGCGGCAAACCCATTATTAGCTGCCTTGGCAAAATTCACCTCTCCAAAAGCCACAGAAGCCACCACAGCTGCCTCACCTGCTGTGTCTCAGGCATCGGCAACCTCAACCAGTTTGGTGGCTCCGTCACTTTCGTTGCTGCAGACATCTGCGCTGTCTGTGCCAACTACCACGGCATCTTCCGCTGTCGCTGCACCTGCTCCCAATGCAGCAAAACCAGCTGGCGGCTTTGTCTTCTCGGGGCCATCACTCGGAGGCAACAAGCCAATTTCAACTACATCTTCAGTCGCTCCAGCATCATGTTTTGGAACGGCAGCAGCCACGACTGCTGTGTCGCCAGCATTGCCCATGTTTAAAGCGAACGACTCGAATGCTATTGTTGCAAGTGCCACATCACCAACTCCGGCGCCTTTCCAGTTTGGCTCCAACACACAGGCGGCAAAACCAACCGTGTCACAGGGTTTCTTGGTCACTGCAGCGTCGTCAGCACAGCCATTCAAATTCGGCTCGAGCGGAGGACCTGCCGCATCCGTTCCTGCGGCAAACACCACGCAGACGACCACCGGCCCATCGTTGGGGGTGTTCAAGTTTGGCACTGCGACACCTATGGGCCCTCAAGTTTCGACGTCACTGCAGTCGCCCACTTCATCATTGAGCGGATCAGGCACAAGCATATTCTCCTTTGGGGCTGGTGCTGTGCCAAAACCAGCAGCCACCCCATCAGTGCCAGCCCTCGGTCCGGCGAGTGTACAGTCCCCGGCCACAGCATCGGCAGGCATCGGCACTCAGCCTGCCAGTGGTGGCTTCACCTTTGGAGGTAGTGCAGCTTCATCCCATAGCACCACCGCGACCACTCAAGGTGGATTTTCTTTCGGTGCCACTAGTGCCACTGCTGCCTCCTCTGGAAGTGGCCCAGTCTTCAAGTTTGGCGCgcaggggcagcagcagcagcaggcgactGCTTCAGCTCCCCTTTCAACTGCGACGACAGCTGCCTCGTTGTTTTCGGGAACGCCGTTTACGTTTGGAACGCCCGTCCCGAAGCAGGACATCGCTCCCACAGTACCACAGTCGTTTACCTTTGGtgcggcaaccactacaccagcagcagcaaacagcacACCTTTTGCATTTGGAGCGAGCGGTTCTGGCACAGCGGCTGCCAGTCCCTTTGCATTTGGCGCAGCTGCCACTACAACTGCTCCGAGTGCGGCACCGTTCTCCTTTGGGGCTGGCACGACCAGCACGCCCGCTTTTCCACAGTCGAGCACTACTTCACCGCTCTTCCCCAGCGCCACGCCCATAGGCCAGCCTTCTTCGGTGGCTCAGCCTGGTGGATTCCAGTTCGGTGCACCACAGGTTCAGAGTGCGTTTGGCACAGCCACCAACGGCTTGACCAACGGCATCTCAAGCAGTGCCGCTGGTGCTGCGGCCCAGCCCAGTGCTGCGTCGTCAGGACTGTTCAAATTTGGTGCGGCCAACAACTCATCGGTGCCAGCATTCAACTTTGCTGCTTCGCAGTGTGGAACCAACGCCACTCCAAAGCCAGCTTTCAATTTTG GTGCTCCTGCAGCTACGAGCAACCTGTTTTCTATAGGAACGGCTTCGTCACACAGCGAGCGACCGCTATCAAGGCCACGAAGCAAGCGCATTACGAAGAAGTGA
- the LOC142575644 gene encoding uncharacterized protein LOC142575644 isoform X2: MFNILSAEIQRWNIICACLLCAVYLVGFLTVFSATAFVILWSGVNYYLHKREENLRHRLSILGLIKHDKREQRRRSGRNSSQRAVYANSATPTSATPSRFGSVSFDYLRVTPGNKFDTPSRVHRSGEVDGGAYGLASPVLMSKTTILNRSCQSTSTPGHGRKFHLDWLPVTARRHPIQQEKYSVGSYPVVCLNKSPLPLAKPFSSPELIPPVKVKILPLTTSHIQNQTFGHPAATAETDKQDPCSTESVIQALKERRKRAAAAAYQDGLDSAGSSPTQAQSSKRPRRENLCLPQLPPFTPVVTSVGGFGPPFLGSPSKNAVVRGPVPSALVSTPEVTFKRGRLCSTSSPPGSAKRHRNNAIAISYCSSKSILQQRNSQSQKRKAVPPDSSPLSKQTRKEDRRLQSDDEDSMEKVVDSSKENDVPSEAEVSKESSESENIDASKLRSRVKPLDWGTIEKKKLVYPEHIATLKEHENDQARDKQRLNRLLGGLQDVGEQTNAEKTPVTTQAETATPSTLAKTAGLPTFGIPLAATSSATSVQGLTTNTVSVISSPVMSASSAMASPPKSAENPTAVLSAPVTTADTAVASAASAASTATAAPKPQFGAGFFSSSTTGTASTTAPEAVAQSAPVSLPAAAASTAANPLLAALAKFTSPKATEATTAASPAVSQASATSTSLVAPSLSLLQTSALSVPTTTASSAVAAPAPNAAKPAGGFVFSGPSLGGNKPISTTSSVAPASCFGTAAATTAVSPALPMFKANDSNAIVASATSPTPAPFQFGSNTQAAKPTVSQGFLVTAASSAQPFKFGSSGGPAASVPAANTTQTTTGPSLGVFKFGTATPMGPQVSTSLQSPTSSLSGSGTSIFSFGAGAVPKPAATPSVPALGPASVQSPATASAGIGTQPASGGFTFGGSAASSHSTTATTQGGFSFGATSATAASSGSGPVFKFGAQGQQQQQATASAPLSTATTAASLFSGTPFTFGTPVPKQDIAPTVPQSFTFGAATTTPAAANSTPFAFGASGSGTAAASPFAFGAAATTTAPSAAPFSFGAGTTSTPAFPQSSTTSPLFPSATPIGQPSSVAQPGGFQFGAPQVQSAFGTATNGLTNGISSSAAGAAAQPSAASSGLFKFGAANNSSVPAFNFAASQCGTNATPKPAFNFGAPAATSNLFSIGTASSHSERPLSRPRSKRITKK; the protein is encoded by the exons ATGTTTAATATACTCAGTGCCGAAATTCAACGTTGGAATATTATTTGTGCGTGCTTACTGTGTGCAGTGTACCTCGTGGGTTTCCTGACAGTCTTCTCTGCGACGGCGTTCGTCATTCTGTGGAGTGGAGTGAATTATTACCTGCACAAGCGGGAGGAAAACTTGCGCCACCGTCTCTCGATACTAGGCTTAATAAAGCATGACAAACGTGAGCAGAGAAGACGAAGCGGGCGCAACTCTTCGCAGCGCGCGGTTTACGCGAACAGTGCGACACCGACGTCGGCCACACCGTCGAGGTTCGGCAGTGTTTCGTTTGATTATCTGCGCGTGACACCCGGGAATAAATTTGACACTCCTTCGCGGGTACACCGGAGCGGCGAGGTCGACGGCGGTGCATACGGCCTCGCTAGTCCCGTGTTGATGAGTAAAACCACTATTCTCAACCGATCGTGCCAAAGTACTTCCACGCCGGGGCATGGGAG GAAGTTCCATCTTGACTGGCTCCCAGTCACCGCTCGGAGGCACCCGATCCAGCAGGAGAAATACTCCGTGGGGAGTTATCCAGTGGTGTGTCTCAACAAGTCACCACTGCCACTGGCCAAACCATTTTCGTCGCCAGAACTGATACCGCCAGTGAAGGTCAAGATCCTGCCGCTGACAACATCCCACATACAGAACCAGACGTTCGG CCACCCAGCAGCCACTGCCGAAACTGATAAGCAGGATCCATGCTCTACAGAGAGTGTCATCCAAGCCCTCAAGGAGAGGAG GAAGCGGGCTGCTGCCGCAGCATATCAAGATGGCCTGGACTCTGCGGGCAGTAGCCCCACCCAGGCACAGAGCAGCAAGCGACCGCGACGTGAAAACCTCTGCCTGCCGCAGCTGCCGCCCTTCACACCAGTTGTTACGTCGGTGGGTGGGTTCGGGCCTCCCTTTCTGGGTTCGCCGAGCAAGAATGCAGTGGTGCGGGGCCCTGTGCCTTCTGCCCTGGTGTCGACGCCCGAAGTGACCTTCAAGCGAGGCCGCCTGTGCTCTACGTCGAGTCCCCCTGGCTCGGCCAAGCGGCATCGCAACAATGCCATTGCCATCTCCTACTGCTCTAGCAAGAGCATCCTACAGCAG AGGAACAGCCAGTCCCAGAAGCGGAAAGCTGTACCACCCGACTCTTCTCCATTGTCAAAGCAAACAAGAAAGGAAGACAG gAGACTTCAGTCGGATGATGAAGACTCCATGGAGAAGGTCGTGGACAGCAGTAAAGAA AATGATGTCCCCTCAGAAGCAGAAGTGTCGAAAGAGTCGTCGGAAAGCGAGAACATTGATGCGTCAAAGCTGAGGAGCCGGGTCAAGCCCCTCGACTGGGGCACCATTGAAAAGAAG AAGTTGGTGTACCCGGAACACATCGCAACCCTGAAGGAGCACGAGAATGACCAGGCCCGAGATAAGCAACGGCTCAACAGACTGCTGGGTGGGCTTCAGGACGTTGGAGAACAAACAAATG CAGAGAAAACACCAGTGACTACTCAGGCCGAGACGGCAACACCCTCCACCTTGGCGAAGACAGCTGGCCTCCCCACTTTTGGCATTCCACTTGCAGCCACGTCTAGTGCAACTTCGGTGCAAGGGTTGACGACCAACACGGTGTCGGTGATCAGCAGCCCCGTCATGAGTGCATCATCCGCCATGGCCTCGCCACCCAAGTCAGCCGAGAATCCAACTGCTGTCCTTTCTGCACCAGTCACCACTGCAGACACAGCCGTTGCATCTGCTGCCTCGGCGGCAAGCACTGCCACAGCGGCGCCGAAACCTCAGTTTGGCGCTGGCTTTTTCAGCTCAAGCACCACTGGTACTGCTAGCACAACTGCGCCGGAAGCGGTTGCACAAAGTGCGCCAGTGTCACTGCCCGCAGCTGCAGCTTCCACTGCGGCAAACCCATTATTAGCTGCCTTGGCAAAATTCACCTCTCCAAAAGCCACAGAAGCCACCACAGCTGCCTCACCTGCTGTGTCTCAGGCATCGGCAACCTCAACCAGTTTGGTGGCTCCGTCACTTTCGTTGCTGCAGACATCTGCGCTGTCTGTGCCAACTACCACGGCATCTTCCGCTGTCGCTGCACCTGCTCCCAATGCAGCAAAACCAGCTGGCGGCTTTGTCTTCTCGGGGCCATCACTCGGAGGCAACAAGCCAATTTCAACTACATCTTCAGTCGCTCCAGCATCATGTTTTGGAACGGCAGCAGCCACGACTGCTGTGTCGCCAGCATTGCCCATGTTTAAAGCGAACGACTCGAATGCTATTGTTGCAAGTGCCACATCACCAACTCCGGCGCCTTTCCAGTTTGGCTCCAACACACAGGCGGCAAAACCAACCGTGTCACAGGGTTTCTTGGTCACTGCAGCGTCGTCAGCACAGCCATTCAAATTCGGCTCGAGCGGAGGACCTGCCGCATCCGTTCCTGCGGCAAACACCACGCAGACGACCACCGGCCCATCGTTGGGGGTGTTCAAGTTTGGCACTGCGACACCTATGGGCCCTCAAGTTTCGACGTCACTGCAGTCGCCCACTTCATCATTGAGCGGATCAGGCACAAGCATATTCTCCTTTGGGGCTGGTGCTGTGCCAAAACCAGCAGCCACCCCATCAGTGCCAGCCCTCGGTCCGGCGAGTGTACAGTCCCCGGCCACAGCATCGGCAGGCATCGGCACTCAGCCTGCCAGTGGTGGCTTCACCTTTGGAGGTAGTGCAGCTTCATCCCATAGCACCACCGCGACCACTCAAGGTGGATTTTCTTTCGGTGCCACTAGTGCCACTGCTGCCTCCTCTGGAAGTGGCCCAGTCTTCAAGTTTGGCGCgcaggggcagcagcagcagcaggcgactGCTTCAGCTCCCCTTTCAACTGCGACGACAGCTGCCTCGTTGTTTTCGGGAACGCCGTTTACGTTTGGAACGCCCGTCCCGAAGCAGGACATCGCTCCCACAGTACCACAGTCGTTTACCTTTGGtgcggcaaccactacaccagcagcagcaaacagcacACCTTTTGCATTTGGAGCGAGCGGTTCTGGCACAGCGGCTGCCAGTCCCTTTGCATTTGGCGCAGCTGCCACTACAACTGCTCCGAGTGCGGCACCGTTCTCCTTTGGGGCTGGCACGACCAGCACGCCCGCTTTTCCACAGTCGAGCACTACTTCACCGCTCTTCCCCAGCGCCACGCCCATAGGCCAGCCTTCTTCGGTGGCTCAGCCTGGTGGATTCCAGTTCGGTGCACCACAGGTTCAGAGTGCGTTTGGCACAGCCACCAACGGCTTGACCAACGGCATCTCAAGCAGTGCCGCTGGTGCTGCGGCCCAGCCCAGTGCTGCGTCGTCAGGACTGTTCAAATTTGGTGCGGCCAACAACTCATCGGTGCCAGCATTCAACTTTGCTGCTTCGCAGTGTGGAACCAACGCCACTCCAAAGCCAGCTTTCAATTTTG GTGCTCCTGCAGCTACGAGCAACCTGTTTTCTATAGGAACGGCTTCGTCACACAGCGAGCGACCGCTATCAAGGCCACGAAGCAAGCGCATTACGAAGAAGTGA